The following coding sequences are from one Longimicrobiales bacterium window:
- a CDS encoding lysophospholipid acyltransferase family protein — protein sequence MNDLKFGAAGVLGAGLMGALFSTTRVKRVGEESYLHFRRRGTPVIFVFWHGQLLPLIHYHRREDIVALVSDHTDGEYVSRVLQRNGFATVRGSSTRGGQRGLRGLVRAARAGKDLALTPDGPKGPQGVFKAGALAVAQMTGLPVIPLALGTSSSWRFRSWDGFLVPRPLSKIRLEYLPPRFVGRGATREDLERIGGEIGEDLNALTARLNPKVTDPPRESASESGPGENQ from the coding sequence GTGAACGATCTGAAATTCGGGGCAGCCGGAGTCTTGGGCGCGGGTCTGATGGGCGCGCTCTTCAGCACCACCCGAGTAAAGCGGGTGGGCGAGGAGTCATACCTGCATTTTCGGCGACGAGGCACCCCCGTGATCTTTGTGTTTTGGCACGGGCAACTGCTCCCGCTCATCCATTATCACAGGCGCGAGGACATTGTCGCCCTCGTGAGCGACCACACCGACGGAGAATACGTCTCTCGTGTTCTCCAGCGAAATGGGTTCGCGACCGTGCGAGGCTCGAGTACTCGCGGTGGACAGAGAGGCCTGAGAGGGCTCGTACGCGCCGCTCGAGCGGGAAAAGACCTGGCTCTGACTCCAGACGGACCGAAGGGCCCACAGGGCGTTTTCAAGGCGGGTGCATTGGCTGTGGCGCAGATGACAGGGCTCCCAGTGATCCCTCTGGCATTGGGGACTTCGTCCAGTTGGCGTTTCCGGAGTTGGGACGGGTTTCTGGTTCCGAGGCCGCTCTCGAAGATCCGGCTCGAGTACTTGCCGCCCCGTTTCGTTGGGCGTGGAGCGACGCGTGAGGATCTCGAGCGGATCGGCGGCGAAATCGGAGAGGACCTCAATGCCCTCACCGCTCGCTTGAATCCGAAAGTAACCGACCCGCCGCGCGAGTCTGCATCCGAGTCTGGCCCGGGCGAGAATCAGTGA
- a CDS encoding 23S rRNA (pseudouridine(1915)-N(3))-methyltransferase RlmH — MKVLIVAVGAVKGALAPVVADYERRASHHWKLSVEEVPAGTKSGSKDAQAVMSAEAERLLARVPAEVDVVALTRDGKSMDSRELAGYLDEHAVRSSPGVAFVIGGAYGLDPRVIARSRRRLSLSKMTLPHEVARLVLSEQLYRAGTILRGEPYHKG, encoded by the coding sequence GTGAAGGTCTTGATCGTCGCTGTTGGGGCCGTCAAAGGTGCCCTCGCACCAGTTGTGGCAGATTATGAACGTCGTGCCAGCCATCATTGGAAGCTTTCCGTTGAGGAGGTTCCGGCTGGCACTAAGAGTGGATCGAAGGACGCTCAAGCGGTCATGAGTGCTGAAGCGGAGCGCCTCCTCGCGCGCGTCCCAGCCGAGGTAGACGTTGTGGCGCTTACCCGGGACGGAAAATCGATGGACTCGAGGGAACTGGCCGGGTACCTAGATGAACATGCGGTGCGGTCGTCCCCGGGCGTGGCGTTCGTGATCGGCGGTGCATATGGTCTCGACCCGCGTGTGATCGCTCGGTCGCGTCGTCGATTGTCGCTTTCCAAGATGACTCTCCCGCACGAGGTCGCTCGACTCGTGCTTTCTGAACAACTATACCGCGCGGGGACGATCTTGCGCGGTGAGCCGTATCACAAAGGCTAA
- a CDS encoding bifunctional UDP-3-O-[3-hydroxymyristoyl] N-acetylglucosamine deacetylase/3-hydroxyacyl-ACP dehydratase: MSPHQRTIGKKIKLDGHGVHSGEAATLTLKPAPADHGIRFCRVDLDDAPEIPAVLENVVDTQLGTSLGLGEAKVLTVEHLMSALNAGGIDNVLVEVGGPEIPIRDGSFRDYFEAIQSAGTEDQEAEARIIELSGPVHFSGKDGQSYIAAPSSALTISATIDFEHEAIGRQYASFLVDAETFRTELAPARTFGFEADAEALRTKGFALGASLDNTIVLDGSGVMNDGLRFDDEFVRHKTGDLVGDLGLLGGRLQAHVVAERPSHSGNVALARAIETHVRQSSRAARVDITKIMEHLPHRYPMLLVDRITDYQPGKRLVGIKNVTINEPFFQGHYPGHPIMPGVLIIEAMAQCGGLLIMDQVEKPEDKVVYFMSVDRVKWRRPVTPGDTLVFELEMLQFRRGVCKMKGKGFVDGVLVAEAELMASIVDK, from the coding sequence GGAAAGAAAATCAAGCTCGACGGCCACGGCGTCCATTCGGGTGAAGCCGCAACTCTCACTTTGAAGCCGGCGCCCGCGGATCATGGGATTCGCTTTTGTCGTGTTGACCTTGATGACGCCCCGGAGATTCCAGCGGTCCTAGAGAATGTCGTTGACACCCAGCTCGGGACTTCTCTCGGGCTTGGCGAGGCCAAGGTGCTCACGGTCGAGCACCTGATGTCCGCGCTCAATGCCGGGGGCATCGACAATGTCCTCGTGGAGGTGGGTGGCCCTGAGATTCCGATTCGTGATGGGTCATTCAGAGACTACTTCGAGGCAATTCAGAGCGCCGGCACCGAGGACCAGGAGGCTGAAGCCCGGATTATCGAATTGAGCGGCCCCGTCCATTTCTCTGGAAAAGATGGACAGTCGTACATCGCGGCTCCCAGCTCTGCACTTACGATCTCTGCCACGATCGACTTTGAGCATGAGGCCATTGGGCGTCAGTACGCTTCGTTCTTGGTAGACGCCGAGACCTTTCGAACGGAGTTGGCACCGGCGCGCACCTTCGGGTTCGAAGCCGATGCGGAGGCGCTCAGGACAAAAGGATTCGCGTTGGGTGCTTCGTTGGACAATACGATCGTCCTCGATGGTTCGGGGGTCATGAATGACGGGCTTCGATTCGACGACGAGTTCGTTCGCCATAAGACTGGCGATCTCGTGGGCGACCTTGGGCTCCTGGGCGGGCGCCTCCAGGCGCATGTGGTGGCTGAACGTCCGAGTCATTCCGGGAATGTTGCTCTGGCTCGTGCCATCGAGACCCACGTGCGCCAGTCGAGTAGGGCGGCTCGTGTGGATATCACGAAAATCATGGAGCATTTGCCGCACCGGTATCCGATGCTGCTCGTGGATCGCATCACGGACTACCAGCCCGGCAAGCGGCTCGTTGGAATCAAGAACGTCACGATCAACGAACCCTTCTTCCAAGGTCATTACCCGGGACATCCGATCATGCCCGGTGTACTGATCATCGAGGCCATGGCTCAGTGTGGCGGCCTCCTCATCATGGATCAGGTCGAGAAGCCAGAAGACAAGGTCGTGTATTTCATGTCAGTGGACCGCGTGAAATGGCGACGCCCCGTGACACCTGGAGACACTCTGGTGTTCGAATTGGAGATGCTCCAGTTCCGCCGTGGTGTGTGCAAAATGAAAGGGAAGGGATTCGTAGATGGGGTACTCGTTGCAGAAGCCGAGTTGATGGCGAGTATCGTCGACAAGTGA
- the lpxA gene encoding acyl-ACP--UDP-N-acetylglucosamine O-acyltransferase, whose protein sequence is MSGLTIGTRGETQIHETALVDPAARLGAGVTVGPWAMIGPRVVVGDGTQIGPRVLVERDTTLGEDCNISNGAVLGTDPQDLKFQGEETTLEIGARTVIREFATLNRGTSAAGVTVVGSDCLLMAYTHVAHDCEVGNHVVLANSVNMAGHVVIEDWVIVGGLTPIHQFVRIGAHAFVGGGSRVPQDVPPYCSAAGNPLKLYGLNSVGLDRRGFSEDVRKGLKQTYRILFQSSENVSRALERAEKEVPAIPEVRHLLEFIRGSERGITL, encoded by the coding sequence GTGAGCGGCCTGACGATCGGGACTCGTGGTGAAACGCAGATTCACGAAACGGCGCTCGTCGATCCTGCGGCGCGATTAGGGGCCGGGGTCACTGTGGGGCCGTGGGCCATGATCGGTCCGCGTGTCGTAGTCGGCGATGGCACCCAGATCGGCCCTCGCGTGCTCGTTGAGCGAGATACGACTCTGGGTGAGGATTGCAACATCTCGAATGGCGCTGTTCTCGGGACGGACCCTCAGGACCTCAAGTTCCAGGGCGAAGAAACCACGCTTGAAATCGGCGCCCGGACCGTCATTCGTGAGTTCGCCACGCTGAATCGCGGGACCTCCGCGGCCGGCGTGACTGTGGTGGGCAGCGATTGCTTGCTCATGGCCTACACGCACGTAGCTCATGACTGCGAGGTGGGGAACCACGTCGTCCTCGCCAATTCGGTAAACATGGCTGGGCACGTTGTCATTGAGGACTGGGTCATCGTGGGTGGTCTCACGCCGATCCATCAGTTCGTCCGGATCGGGGCGCACGCCTTTGTGGGCGGCGGCTCTCGTGTGCCACAAGACGTGCCACCGTATTGCAGTGCAGCTGGCAACCCGTTGAAGCTCTATGGCTTGAACTCGGTTGGCCTCGACCGTCGCGGTTTCTCCGAAGACGTCCGCAAAGGGCTCAAGCAGACCTACCGTATCCTGTTCCAATCGAGCGAAAACGTCTCTCGAGCCTTGGAACGCGCCGAAAAGGAAGTGCCCGCCATTCCCGAAGTGCGGCACCTCCTCGAGTTTATCCGAGGGAGTGAGCGCGGCATCACGCTCTGA
- the lpxB gene encoding lipid-A-disaccharide synthase, producing the protein MKPTTVLLLAGEASGDRYGADVARALSARLPGVRLVGTGGPLMASAGVELIAGLDDLAVMGFAEIVSHLDFFRELERKVTELIWSVDLVIPIDYPGFNMRIARSAHEAGRPVVYYVSPKFWAWRAGRATQLARTTDHVAAIFPFEVEMLEAAGARATFVGNPLLDRPDDVASAPDFHEAWGLDAHRPILAVLPGSRRQELARHMDAFVRTANMVVEARPETQVVVGRASTLPADVYSGLDFAVVEDTRSLLRHARAGLVKSGTSTLEATLEGTPFIVAYKTSAFSWAIVKRVLRIEHVSLTNLVAGAEVVPEFIQDAMVPERMAEHLIPLMDIESSEHLKQVEGLSKIRARLGEPGASARVADLGVALLEARG; encoded by the coding sequence GTGAAACCAACCACCGTTCTTCTCCTCGCAGGGGAGGCGTCCGGCGACCGATACGGTGCCGATGTGGCCCGCGCCCTCAGTGCGCGTCTTCCCGGGGTCCGCTTGGTTGGGACGGGTGGACCACTCATGGCATCGGCCGGAGTCGAGTTGATTGCGGGGCTCGATGATCTCGCGGTAATGGGCTTCGCCGAAATCGTATCCCACCTGGACTTCTTTCGAGAACTCGAACGGAAGGTCACAGAGCTCATTTGGTCCGTAGATCTTGTGATTCCGATCGACTATCCGGGCTTCAACATGAGGATCGCCCGTTCAGCTCATGAAGCCGGGCGACCCGTTGTCTACTATGTCTCGCCGAAGTTTTGGGCTTGGCGTGCGGGCAGGGCCACACAGCTGGCCCGCACGACGGATCACGTCGCGGCAATCTTCCCCTTCGAGGTGGAGATGCTCGAGGCTGCCGGAGCGCGCGCGACGTTCGTGGGCAACCCGCTCCTCGATCGCCCAGACGACGTCGCGAGCGCACCGGACTTCCATGAAGCGTGGGGCCTGGATGCCCACCGACCGATTCTGGCGGTGCTTCCCGGCTCGAGACGCCAGGAACTGGCCCGGCATATGGACGCCTTTGTGCGCACTGCGAACATGGTCGTCGAAGCCCGTCCGGAGACCCAGGTGGTCGTGGGGAGGGCCAGTACCCTGCCCGCTGATGTGTATTCCGGACTGGATTTTGCGGTGGTGGAGGACACACGCAGCCTCTTGAGGCACGCCCGTGCAGGCCTCGTGAAGTCGGGCACTTCAACGCTTGAGGCCACTTTGGAGGGCACGCCCTTTATCGTCGCTTACAAGACGTCGGCGTTTTCCTGGGCGATCGTGAAGCGAGTTCTCCGCATTGAACATGTGTCCCTGACGAACCTCGTCGCCGGCGCGGAGGTGGTGCCCGAGTTCATACAAGACGCGATGGTTCCAGAACGCATGGCGGAGCACTTGATTCCACTGATGGACATCGAGTCGAGTGAACACCTCAAGCAGGTCGAAGGGCTGTCCAAGATCCGTGCCCGTCTGGGTGAGCCAGGCGCCTCCGCCCGGGTGGCAGATCTTGGCGTCGCCCTGCTGGAGGCGCGCGGGTGA
- the bshC gene encoding bacillithiol biosynthesis cysteine-adding enzyme BshC yields the protein MSRITKAKYMEWIVGRPGGSDVVRGYIEGDEAACSFFGRHFASLDDFRSKAEEVDGRFDREARERAVEALIVPPGADAARLTAFVEQGGYMVTTGQQPGLFGGPLYSIHKALTAVRLAETLEKALGKPVIPVFWVASEDHDWAEANHADVIGTDNELHRVELAAPDDSVHPAIHRIPTGEAITVEVDKFLQLLPQTDFSAEYFELIRGAFSPDATLADGFHKVVQELLGRFGLFFTDAANPALKRHSADALLVELDRSEEMENVLTETAQALEAGGFALQVPILPGGVNLFLDGPAGRERLYREGEAFQQRTSKTNVTREEIRAAQSEDATVLSPNVLFRPVVESSVFPTLSYVGGPGEMAYFAQQKDYFAAHGIEMPVIFPRFSAAPVETKIRKVLDKFDLQVSDLHRPFHEIAGDIARDEVPPEARKALGGLRGAIGKSVGELTQAVKPIDPTLKGPVQHIRSQSFAAIDELEKKIVHALKRENEIALGQLEKAQVHLFPLGKPAERVQNPFYFLTRYGGAVLDELYDAFRVNLS from the coding sequence GTGAGCCGTATCACAAAGGCTAAATACATGGAATGGATTGTCGGACGTCCTGGTGGCTCGGATGTCGTTCGCGGCTACATCGAGGGTGACGAGGCTGCCTGTTCGTTCTTCGGACGACACTTCGCGTCTTTGGATGATTTCAGGTCCAAGGCAGAGGAAGTCGATGGTCGTTTCGATCGAGAGGCGCGCGAGCGGGCTGTGGAGGCACTCATCGTGCCACCTGGCGCAGATGCCGCTCGACTGACGGCTTTTGTGGAGCAGGGGGGCTATATGGTCACAACTGGCCAGCAGCCCGGCCTCTTTGGTGGCCCCCTCTATTCCATCCACAAGGCGCTCACCGCGGTTCGCCTCGCAGAGACCCTCGAAAAAGCTCTGGGAAAGCCGGTGATTCCCGTCTTCTGGGTAGCCTCCGAGGATCACGACTGGGCGGAGGCCAACCACGCAGATGTGATCGGGACCGACAACGAGCTGCACCGAGTCGAATTGGCTGCACCGGACGATTCCGTGCACCCGGCGATTCACAGAATCCCCACGGGTGAGGCGATCACAGTAGAAGTAGATAAGTTTCTGCAACTTCTTCCACAGACAGACTTTAGTGCCGAATACTTCGAGTTGATTCGCGGGGCGTTCTCGCCAGATGCGACGCTCGCTGATGGTTTTCATAAGGTCGTTCAGGAGCTCCTTGGGCGTTTCGGGCTGTTCTTTACGGATGCAGCGAATCCGGCGCTCAAGAGGCATTCTGCGGACGCACTTTTGGTGGAGCTGGACCGTTCCGAGGAGATGGAGAACGTTCTCACGGAGACCGCCCAGGCACTGGAAGCCGGGGGATTCGCTCTTCAGGTTCCGATCCTTCCTGGGGGAGTGAACCTGTTCCTCGATGGCCCCGCAGGCCGGGAGCGGCTGTATCGCGAGGGGGAAGCCTTTCAGCAGCGGACCTCCAAGACCAACGTGACCAGGGAGGAGATTCGAGCTGCGCAGAGCGAAGACGCGACGGTCTTGAGCCCGAATGTGCTGTTCCGCCCGGTCGTTGAAAGTTCGGTCTTCCCGACGTTGTCTTATGTGGGCGGACCCGGCGAGATGGCGTATTTCGCACAACAAAAAGATTATTTCGCTGCGCACGGCATTGAAATGCCGGTGATCTTCCCACGTTTCTCGGCGGCTCCGGTCGAAACGAAAATCCGAAAAGTCCTCGACAAGTTCGACTTGCAGGTGTCAGATCTGCACCGCCCATTCCACGAGATCGCAGGTGATATCGCTCGGGATGAGGTGCCACCGGAAGCCCGGAAAGCCTTGGGTGGACTGCGGGGTGCGATCGGAAAGAGCGTTGGGGAGTTAACGCAAGCTGTGAAGCCCATTGATCCTACGCTGAAAGGGCCGGTGCAACACATTCGCAGTCAGTCGTTTGCTGCCATCGACGAGCTCGAGAAGAAGATCGTGCACGCGCTCAAGCGAGAAAATGAGATCGCTCTGGGGCAATTGGAGAAGGCGCAGGTCCATCTGTTCCCATTAGGGAAGCCTGCCGAACGGGTGCAAAACCCGTTTTACTTCCTGACGCGGTACGGTGGCGCGGTTCTTGATGAGCTCTACGACGCATTTCGTGTGAACCTCTCCTGA
- the lpxK gene encoding tetraacyldisaccharide 4'-kinase, whose protein sequence is MSGALEAIARQVWDGEPGYQSVSVLLRPISWIYGGSVGVRNQFLDWGGAIRPEGVSVVSVGNLAVGGTGKTPVAGWVVEQLLRQGHRPAVVARGYGRDEIALHASWHPGTPVIANPDRVAGALEAAAQGADVVVLDDGFQHRRLARDVDLVLLAAEDRFPGHLLPSGPYRESVRGLSRADGIIVTRKVASRETAQGLIEKARRWAPDSAIALVHLRPSGWTTLSGETAEAPDTAVLVAAGIARPQAFWDVVAWESGQEVELLAFADHHEYDAADVDHIQRIAGGRVIVVTEKDSMKLRPYSDGLGDVRVLHQEVYFESGREDIEVLLTLSAGPVQ, encoded by the coding sequence GTGAGCGGGGCACTCGAGGCCATCGCCCGGCAGGTGTGGGACGGTGAACCGGGGTACCAGAGTGTTTCTGTGCTGCTTCGGCCAATCTCTTGGATCTATGGGGGGTCGGTGGGGGTTCGAAACCAGTTTCTGGACTGGGGCGGTGCCATACGGCCAGAAGGTGTCTCGGTAGTCTCGGTAGGCAATCTGGCAGTGGGAGGGACCGGAAAGACGCCTGTGGCCGGTTGGGTGGTCGAGCAGCTTCTGAGGCAGGGGCATCGGCCGGCCGTAGTTGCGCGTGGGTACGGTCGCGATGAGATCGCTCTCCATGCCTCGTGGCACCCAGGCACTCCAGTGATTGCCAATCCCGATCGGGTTGCCGGTGCATTGGAGGCGGCGGCTCAGGGTGCGGACGTTGTGGTCTTGGACGACGGCTTCCAGCACCGCCGGTTGGCCAGGGATGTCGATCTGGTGCTGCTGGCAGCCGAGGACCGGTTCCCGGGCCATCTGCTTCCATCTGGGCCCTATCGGGAGTCCGTGCGGGGGTTGTCACGGGCGGACGGAATAATCGTGACGCGCAAAGTAGCGTCTCGCGAGACCGCCCAGGGACTCATTGAGAAGGCACGACGATGGGCGCCCGATTCGGCTATTGCCCTAGTGCATCTCAGGCCCTCCGGGTGGACGACACTTTCCGGTGAGACGGCTGAGGCTCCAGACACGGCCGTGCTCGTCGCAGCCGGGATCGCGAGACCACAGGCGTTCTGGGATGTGGTTGCCTGGGAAAGTGGCCAGGAAGTCGAGTTGTTGGCCTTCGCGGACCATCACGAATACGATGCGGCCGACGTTGATCACATACAGAGGATCGCAGGGGGGCGAGTCATCGTCGTGACGGAGAAGGACTCCATGAAACTCAGGCCCTACTCCGACGGTCTCGGCGACGTCCGCGTGTTGCACCAGGAGGTCTATTTCGAGTCAGGACGAGAAGATATCGAGGTGCTCCTCACTCTCTCCGCCGGGCCCGTTCAGTGA